From Larus michahellis chromosome 5, bLarMic1.1, whole genome shotgun sequence, the proteins below share one genomic window:
- the CENPU gene encoding centromere protein U isoform X1, translated as MSSKKQRKRNHSGNKSQEHKASSRPHWKLLPPEEPDVSRILKVAEANQLEEPDDSFDHPLHSTAVDAYGEEHSEKESLGHASARQKKNAKRSKQLHRSKTSGSVVQKFSTADPEDAPLKENENTLNATQFQAKKKRRPSEKSTSDPSVDSPCSVQVWCPKELKRSPRDITELDVVLAEFEKIAANCRERTESNVCRKAINGFCLAFKDQITDLIAEIHELKNMKKKNAKVITDIKKKRQRLLQLREELIGAEPQLTQLQREYAELQERKSSLWQATKLLTDLKELQEDCLDYREENPEEKVVYGISSLPALLVESRRILGAEGHFQNINMKLEKALAAQRGKLPEKH; from the exons ATGTCCTCAAagaagcaaaggaagagaaatcatTCCGGAAATAAATCACAG GAACACAAAGCCAGCTCCCGTCCTCACTGGAAATTGCTCCCACCTGAGGAACCAGATGTCTCAAGGATACTGAAGGTAGCAGAAGCAAATCAACTGGAGGAACCTGATGATTCGTTTG ATCACCCTTTGCACAGTACCGCTGTGGATGCCTATGGAGAGGAACATTCAGAAAAGGAGTCGCTTGGTCATGCTTCAGCACggcaaaagaaaaatgcaaaaagaag taaACAATTGCATCGCTCGAAAACATCTGGTAGTGTTGTTCAGAAATTCAGCACAGCTGATCCTGAAGACGCACCCCTTAAGGAGAATGAG AACACTCTGAATGCTACTCAATTCCAGGCAAAAAAGAAGAGGCGGCCTTCAGAGAAGAGCACATCAGATCCTTCTG TGGATAGCCCATGTTCTGTTCAGGTTTGGTGTCCCAAGGAGCTGAAGAGATCTCCTAGAGATATTACAGAGCTGGATGTTGTTCTGGCTGAATTTGAGAAGATTGCAGCAAATTGCAG AGAGAGGACAGAATCAAACGTTTGCAGAAAAGCCATCAATGGCTTCTGTTTGGCTTTCAAGGACCAAATCACCGATCTT ATAGCGGAAATCCATGAATTAAagaatatgaagaagaaaaatgcgAAG gtaataacagacatcaaaaagaaaaggcagcgaCTGTTGCAACTCAGGGAAGAGCTAATTGG AGCTGAACCGCAACTGACACAACTGCAAAGAGAATACGCTGAGTTACAGGAAAGGAAATCTTCCTTGTGGCAGGCAACCAAATTACTTACTGACTTAAAGGAGCTACAGGAAGACTGTTTGGATTATAGAgaagaaaacccagaagaaaaagTGGTA TATGGAAtttccagcctccctgctcttCTGGTGGAGTCGCGGAGAATTCTAGGAGCAGAAGGACACTTTCAGAATATTAACATGAAATTGGAAAAGGCTCTGGCTGCACAAAGAGGGAAGTTACCAGAGAAACATTAA
- the CENPU gene encoding centromere protein U isoform X2, whose translation MSSKKQRKRNHSGNKSQEHKASSRPHWKLLPPEEPDVSRILKVAEANQLEEPDDSFDHPLHSTAVDAYGEEHSEKESLGHASARQKKNAKRSKQLHRSKTSGSVVQKFSTADPEDAPLKENEAKKKRRPSEKSTSDPSVDSPCSVQVWCPKELKRSPRDITELDVVLAEFEKIAANCRERTESNVCRKAINGFCLAFKDQITDLIAEIHELKNMKKKNAKVITDIKKKRQRLLQLREELIGAEPQLTQLQREYAELQERKSSLWQATKLLTDLKELQEDCLDYREENPEEKVVYGISSLPALLVESRRILGAEGHFQNINMKLEKALAAQRGKLPEKH comes from the exons ATGTCCTCAAagaagcaaaggaagagaaatcatTCCGGAAATAAATCACAG GAACACAAAGCCAGCTCCCGTCCTCACTGGAAATTGCTCCCACCTGAGGAACCAGATGTCTCAAGGATACTGAAGGTAGCAGAAGCAAATCAACTGGAGGAACCTGATGATTCGTTTG ATCACCCTTTGCACAGTACCGCTGTGGATGCCTATGGAGAGGAACATTCAGAAAAGGAGTCGCTTGGTCATGCTTCAGCACggcaaaagaaaaatgcaaaaagaag taaACAATTGCATCGCTCGAAAACATCTGGTAGTGTTGTTCAGAAATTCAGCACAGCTGATCCTGAAGACGCACCCCTTAAGGAGAATGAG GCAAAAAAGAAGAGGCGGCCTTCAGAGAAGAGCACATCAGATCCTTCTG TGGATAGCCCATGTTCTGTTCAGGTTTGGTGTCCCAAGGAGCTGAAGAGATCTCCTAGAGATATTACAGAGCTGGATGTTGTTCTGGCTGAATTTGAGAAGATTGCAGCAAATTGCAG AGAGAGGACAGAATCAAACGTTTGCAGAAAAGCCATCAATGGCTTCTGTTTGGCTTTCAAGGACCAAATCACCGATCTT ATAGCGGAAATCCATGAATTAAagaatatgaagaagaaaaatgcgAAG gtaataacagacatcaaaaagaaaaggcagcgaCTGTTGCAACTCAGGGAAGAGCTAATTGG AGCTGAACCGCAACTGACACAACTGCAAAGAGAATACGCTGAGTTACAGGAAAGGAAATCTTCCTTGTGGCAGGCAACCAAATTACTTACTGACTTAAAGGAGCTACAGGAAGACTGTTTGGATTATAGAgaagaaaacccagaagaaaaagTGGTA TATGGAAtttccagcctccctgctcttCTGGTGGAGTCGCGGAGAATTCTAGGAGCAGAAGGACACTTTCAGAATATTAACATGAAATTGGAAAAGGCTCTGGCTGCACAAAGAGGGAAGTTACCAGAGAAACATTAA
- the PRIMPOL gene encoding DNA-directed primase/polymerase protein isoform X3: protein MHCYEVIPEKDACKLYFDLEFYKPANPAADGESMVAKLIELVSQKLKELYDVNCSAKDVLNLDSSTDEKFSRHLIFLPQKTVFKDNIHVGNFVRTILQPAIRLMKSKAAVVIPGGGAGCVFQCSAAVVGLDDPLTNLTAIEDASEGWPAIAHETKDMETSHQGENSAFSFLIVNGKDGDKQLFVDLGVYTKNRNFRMYKSSKAGKNVILKIAEDNQFVPNCEENVSLEEAYFLSSLICNIRVRDDTKVLSSGVPEEERRMSAFLNRKTTGSCRDSVEGYQDSPYPEIDHFVRSVVNKDGVQGGIRRWNYFSLEEILVYDISGYRWCENIGRAHKSNNIMILVDLKKEVWYQKCHDPVCREQNFKSQSFPLPPRLCLPFLFKEEEERTLTDERGKTEEKLEPHVNMLDLSESSVSLEKSLSQDFPWSDSEWDNTSDDARFLEATDDVELAEAASDSLNYAMEEIPDEVLLEALGQQDMWTKGSS, encoded by the exons ATGCATTGCTATGAAGTCATTCCTGAAAAAGATGCTTGCAAACTTTATTTTGATTTGGAGTTCTACAAACcagcaaatcctgctgctgaTGGCGAGAGTATGGTTGCAAAGTTAATTGAG CTTGTCAgccaaaaattaaaagaactttATGATGTAAATTGTTCGGCCAAAGATGTCTTGAATTTAGATTCCAGTACTGATGAAAAATTTAGTCGACACTTAATATTTCTACCCCAAAAGACTGTATTTAAGGATAACATTCATGTTG gtaACTTTGTGAGAACCATTTTGCAGCCTGCCATAAGGTTAATGAAGAGCAAAGCTGCTGTTGTGATtccaggaggaggagcaggatgTGTTTTCCAGTGTTCTGCTGCAgtggttggattagatgatcctCTTACAAACCTCACAGCCATCGAAGATGCTTCCGAAGGCTGGCCAGCCATTGCTCATGAGACAAAGGATATGGAAACATCACACCAGGgagaaaattcagcattttcctttctcatAGTAAATGGTAAAGATGGAGACAAGCAACTTTTTGTGGATCTAG GAGTTTatacaaagaacagaaatttccGGATGTATAAATcatcaaaagcaggaaaaaatgtgattCTGAAGATAGCAGAGGATAATCAGTTTGTCCCTAACTGTGAAGAGAATGTTTCCTTGGAAGAagcatattttctttcctctttgatcTGCAACATCAG aGTGAGGGACGACACAAAGGTTCTGTCATCTGGTGTtccagaggaggagagaagaatgtctgcttttttaaacaggaaaactACCGGAAGCTGTAGAG ATTCCGTGGAAGGTTACCAGGATTCACCATATCCAGAAATTGATCATTTTGTTCGCTCTGTGGTTAATAAAGACGGGGTGCAAGGAG ggatACGGCGATGGAATTATTTCTCTCTGGAAGAAATACTTGTATATGATATTTCTGGTTACCGTTGGTGTGAAAATATTGGAAGAGCTCACAAAAGTAACAACATAAT GATTCTGGTGGACCTAAAGAAAGAAGTCTGGTATCAAAAGTGTCATGACCCAGTCTGCAGAGAACAAAACTTCAAATCGCAAA GTTTTCCATTACCACCTCGGCTCtgtctcccttttcttttcaaagag GAAGAAGAGCGTACACTGACGGATGAAAGggggaagacagaagaaaaactagAACCACATGTTAACATGTTAGACTTGTCAGAAAGCTCAGTATCTCTAGAAAAAAGCTTGTCTCAAGACTTCCCGTGGTCAGACAGCGAGTGGGACAACACAAGCGACGATGCCCGTTTCCTAGAAGCTACTGACGACGTGGAACTTGCTGAAGCTGCAAGCGATAGTCTGAATTATGCCATGGAAGAAATTCCTGATGAAGTTCTTCTGGAAGCTTTAGGGCAGCAAGACATGTGGACTaaaggcagcagctga